Proteins from one Telopea speciosissima isolate NSW1024214 ecotype Mountain lineage chromosome 1, Tspe_v1, whole genome shotgun sequence genomic window:
- the LOC122659135 gene encoding sorbitol dehydrogenase-like gives MSHGVEDGEVNMAAWLLGINNLKIQPFKLPPIGPHDVRVRVKAVGICGSDVHYLRTMGCAGYVAKEPLVIGHESAGIIEEVGSEVNHLVVGDKVALEPGVSCWHCNFCKEGRYNLCPDMKFFASAPFHGSLANQIVHPADLCFKLPDNVSLEEGAMCEPLSVAVHACRRANIGPETNVLIMGSGPIGLVTMLVARAFGAPKIVIVDVDDNRLSVAKKLCADEIVKVSTNIQDTAEEVVQINKAMGARVDVTFDCVGFNKTMSTALSATSAGGKVCLVGMGHNEMTIPITPVTAREIDIIGIFRYKNTWPLCLEFLRSGKIDVKPLITHRFGFSQKEVEEAFETSARGGNAIKVMFNL, from the exons ATGTCTCACGGTGTTGAGGATGGGGAAGTTAACATGGCTGCTTGGCTTCTCGGTATCAATAATCTCAAAATTCAACCATTCAAGCTTCCTCCTATAG GTCCTCATGACGTTAGAGTTCGGGTGAAAGCTGTGGGTATCTGCGGGAGTGATGTTCACTACCTCAGG ACCATGGGATGTGCGGGTTACGTTGCTAAAGAGCCATTGGTAATTGGGCATGAGTCTGCTGGGATCATAGAAGAAGTTGGGTCAGAAGTGAATCATCTTGTTGTCGGTGACAAGGTTGCTCTGGAGCCAGGGGTCAGCTGCTGGCACTGCAATTTCTGCAAAGAGGGCCGCTACAATCTATGCCCTGACATGAAGTTTTTCGCTAGTGCTCCATTTCATGGTTCCCTAGCCAATCAG ATTGTGCATCCTGCAGATCTATGTTTTAAGCTGCCTGACAATGTAAGCTTAGAAGAAGGGGCAATGTGTGAGCCCCTTAGTGTTGCTGTCCATGCTTGTCGCCGTGCTAACATTGGCCCTGAGACGAATGTGTTGATCATGGGATCAGGTCCCATTGGGCTTGTTACAATGTTAGTTGCTCGAGCTTTTGGAGCCCCCAAAATCGTCATTGTGGATGTTGACGATAATCGTTTATCTGTTGCAAAAAAACTTTGTGCAGATGAAATTGTTAAAGTTTCAACTAACATTCAG GATACTGCTGAAGAAGTGGTTCAAATAAACAAGGCTATGGGAGCTAGAGTAGATGTGACTTTTGACTGTGTAGGTTTTAACAAAACTATGTCTACAGCTCTGAGTGCTACCAGTGCAGGTGGTAAGGTGTGCCTTGTGGGAATGGGCCATAATGAGATGACTATTCCTATTACACCAGTAACTGCAAG AGAGATCGACATCATTGGCATCTTCCGCTATAAGAACACTTGGCCTCTTTGCCTTGAATTTCTGAGGAGTGGAAAGATTGATGTGAAGCCCCTTATAACCCACAGGTTTGGGTTTTCACAGAAGGAggtagaagaagcctttgaaacCAGTGCTCGTGGAGGTAATGCCATCAAGGTGATGTTTAATCTGTAG